The genomic segment GTAGCGGCTGGCGAGCCGATAGGTCGCCGCGCAGCGGCGCATGAAGATCGCCTCGTCGATGCCGAACCCCTTGAGGAAACGGGTGAAGGCCGGGCGCGTCGCCAGGGCGGCGGAGGCCCCCGCAGCCGGGGCCGACCCGACGAGGGTGATCGTCCAGCCCGCCCGGCGCAGGACGCGCTTCAGATAGAGCGCGGCCATCCAGCCGGCGGGACCGCCGCCGGCGACGACCAGGCGCGGAGGCGCGGAGCGTTCGGACCTGAACATCGAGTTGTCGGCTCCGCGAGCGTCGCCCCTCACGCCGTCGGCGTCGGGAGGGCCGTAAGGGTGGCGTGGAGAGTGGATTGGATTGCGGACTGAATGGCGTCGAGGTGCGCGGCGAGCGTGCCGGCGCCGAGAATCTGGTCGGCCGCCGGCCGGACCCGTTCGCGCTGCAGCGCGTAGGTCGGGTGCAGCAGGGCATCGTAGCGCCCGAGATAGGCATCGAGCGCCTCGAGAAGCCCGGGGGCGGCCGTCGGATCGCGCCCCGCCGCCTCGGTGAAGCTGCGCAGCTTGCGCGCCAGCGCGACATCCAGGGGCAGATCGAGCCAGACCAGATGGTCGATCTGCGCGCCCGTTCCGGGATGGGCCCGGCCGAGCAGGGTGTCGAGAACGATCACGGGCCGTGCCGCGCGCCGCGACAGGCGCAGCGTGCCGCCGCGCTCCCGGTCCGGCACCGGCTCGCCGCGCCGCAGCCGGGCCAGATCCTCGGCGAGCCCCGGCACGGGCACCGCGTCGAGGGGTGCGCCGCCCGCGAGCCATGCCGCCACCCGCTCCGGCGGCCAGCCGGTGATTTCCTCATAGGCGTCGTAGGCGAGCACGGGCGCGCCGCCGAAGCGCTCCGATAGGGCGTGGGACAAGGTGGTCTTGCCGCTGCCCGGCGGTCCGCTGACCGCGAGAACGAAGGGCGCGCTCACCGGGCACCGCCGGGCTTGCGCGCCGCGATCAGGTGGAACGGCGTCTCAAACGCAAGGCAGCGGACGCTGCAATCGACGAAGCCGAGAGCGGCCAGCGTCTCGGTATAGAGGTCCGCATCCCGGAAGAAGGGCTGGAACACGAGGTCGGCGGATTGGACGTAGCCGAGGGGGCGCTCGCGCAGAGCCATGGGTGCCCGCTCATAGATCGCGAGACGCCCGCCGGGGGCGAGCGCGCGGGCGGCGCGTTCGAGCAGGGCACGGGCCTCGCCGGCCGGCCAATCGTGCAGGACCGACTTGAAGGTCACGAGGTCGTGCCCCTCGGGCAGGGGATCGCGCCGCATGTCGCCGGCCTGGAACGCGACGCGGGCGCCTTCCGGCCGGTCCGCGAGGTTCTCGCGGCCGAGCGCGCAGACGACGGGCAGGTCGAACACCGTCGCGGTCAGGTCCGGCGCGCGGCGGCAGGCCTGGGCGGCGAACTCGCCGCTATTACCGCCGAGATCGAGCAGGCGCCGATGCCGGCCCGGCTCGATCCGGTCGAGGCCCGGCCCGGCCTCGTAGCGGGTCAGGCAGGTGGTGTAGGCGACCCAGCGCCGGGTCGCGTCGAGGTTGTCCGGCGTGATCTCGAAGCAGCGGTCGTAGCGGAACAGCTCGAAGGTGCGCGAGGCCGCCATGAAAGCCGGAAGGTCGGCGACGAAGGCGGGGAAATGCCGGCGCAGATCCTCGGACGCGGCGGCAGCGAAGGCGAGCTTCGCCTCGATGAGGTCGCGGCAGGGCAGCACGGCGCGGAACGCCTCGCTCAGCCCGATCCGGCCCGGCGCGGGCTCGGCGGCGATGCCGGCACCGACGAGGAGGCCGGTCAGGGAGGCAAGTTGCGGCCGCTCGAGCCGAAACTCCTCGGCCAGCCCCGAAATGGTGGTGTCCGCGCGGCGGGCGAGCCGGTCGATCAGACCCGATGTGAGGGCGAAGCTGAGGGCGTGCGCGGCGGCTTCGCTTTCGAGGAAGCGGTCCACGCGCGGAAACTCCGGGCCCGGCAGCTCCGGCGCCGACATCCCGCGCCCTCCCCCCTCCGGCATCAGCGTGACGCCAAGCTCAGGCTGCGGCGCGGGACTCGGTCAAACCTCTGGAATGAAGGAGGCTTTGAATTGAGACGCTGGATCAACGCATTTTTCTTCGTGGCCATTGCCGCCGCCACATTCCATTCGTGATCGAATCGCACAAACCGTGCAATAGCTCCTATCGCCCTGTGTGCCATAAATGCAAGGCGACTTGGTTTCGCTGGGTTCGCAAGGCAAGCCGTCGTTCAACGACGGCTTTATTCGTGCAATGTCTTGACGAGGACTTCAGCTTCGCGATCCAGCCCGGCATCGGCCCGGCGGTGATGTCGAGGAGCGCGAGGTCACGTCGCGCGGTAATGCGTGCAGATGAGGGAGCAGTCGTGAGCGAGAGCAGCAAGCCCGGTGCCGCCGATCAGGTGCGTGCGATCGAATGGCGTGAAGACAGCATGTCGACACAGTTCGCCAACGTCGTGAACGTGCAGGGCACCCGCGAGCAGGTGGATCTGTTCTTCGGCACCAATCGGACCTGGAACCTCGCCGAGACAGAGAGCGTGGTGGTCGATCTCTCGAACCGCGTGATCCTCACGCCGCTCGCAGCCAAGCGCCTCCACTCCGTCCTCGGCGGCGTGCTGACCGAGTACGAGAACCGCCACGGGCGCCTCGACCTCGACGCCTGACCCGTAATGCCCCGCCGCCGCATTACGGCGGCCGGGCCCTTCTGCAACGAGACCCTGAGCGCCGTCAGTCAAGGAATCCGGGGGCCATGAGCGAGCGTTTGGCGGTGGAGGGCGCGTCCGCAGCGAGCCCGGCCGCGCGCCTGTCCCTGCTGGAGCCGGCCCTGTGGCAGGTGCTCCGGACCTCCCAGACGCTTCAGGCCGCGGCGGAAGCGTGGCTCACGCTCCAGGCGCCGATGCTCGGCGCCCCGCGGGCCTGCGTCCTGCTTCCGGGCACGTCGGTGGGGCTCGCCCCGCTCGCCGTGTTCCCGGCTCAATCCGAGTGCGAAGCCGGCCTGCGCGAGACCGCCGAGGCCGCCTTTCGCGAGAACCGCCCGGTCGTGCAGGCGATGGCGGAGGCCGGGCCGCATCCGGGCGCCGCGCCGCAGGGGTCGGGCGCGTGGATCGCGCTGCCGCTGGTTCTGGACGAGGCGTGTTTCGCCGTCACCGCCTTCGCCCTCGACAGCCTCGACAAGGACGAGCTGCGCGCGGCGATCCGTCAGGTGCAGTGGGGCAGCGCGTGGCTCGTCGCCAAGCAGGCCGAACTGATCGGGCGGGGCGAGCGCCGGACGCTGGCCCGCTCGCGCTCCGTCCTCGACCTGCTCGCCGGGGTGCTCGAGCAATCGCGCTTTTCCGCCGCCTGCACCGCCGCGGTGACGGACCTTGCCATCGCCTTTTCCTGCCAGCGCGCGGCAATCGGCTTCGTGCGGCGCGGCAGCACCCGGATCGCGGCGATCTCGCACTCGGCGCAGTTCGGCCGCGAGATGAACCTCGTGCGCCGCCTCGGCGCCTGCATGAACGAGGCGATCGACCAGCGCAGCCTGATCCTGTTCCCGCCGCCCGAGAACGAGGCCACCGTCACGACGGCGCATGCCGACCTCGCCCGCCTGCAATATGGCGGCCGAGTGCTGACCGTGCCGATGCTCGTCGATGACCGCTTCGTCGGCGCCATCACCCTGGAGCGGCCCGCCGACCAGCCGTTCAGCCTCGAGATCGTCGAGCAGGTGAGCGCCTGCGCCGCCGCCATCGGCCCGGTGCTGGAAGACAAGCGGCAGAACGACCGATGGCTGGTGCTGAAGGCCACCGACGCCGTGATGAACGGCGCGCGGCTGGTCTTTGGCCCGAACCATACCGGGCTCAAGCTCGGCCTCGCCGCGACGCTGGCCGTGGTCCTGGCGCTCTCGGTGATCAAGATCGATTACCGCGTGACTGCGGACGCCCGCGTCGAAGGCCTCGTGCGCCGTTCCGTCGTCGCCTCCTACGACGGCTACCTGAAGACCGCCGGGCACCGCGCCGGCGACACGGTGCGCAAGGGCGATCTCCTCGCCGCCCTGGAAGACCGCGATCTCGCCCTGGAGCGCCTGCGCTGGGTCACCGAGCGCCAGCAGCGCACCTACGAGTACGACAAGGCGCTCGCCACCCGGCAGCCCGCCACGATCAACGTGGTGAAGAGCCAGATCGATCAGGCCGACGCGCAGATCCGCCTGCTCGACGAGCAGATCGCGCGCTCGAAATTCACCGCGCCCTTCGACGGCTTGATCGTCTCCGGCGACCTTTCGCAATCCATCGGCGGCGCCATCAGCCGCGGACAGGTGCTGTTCGAGATCGCTCCGCTCGACAGCTACCGCGTCGTCCTCAGCGTGGACGAGCGCCTGATCGCCGACCTGCGCGAGGGCCAGACCGGGCACGTGCTCGCGACCTCCCTGCCCGACCAGCCGCAAGTGCTGACGATCCAGACCATCACCCCCGTGGCCGAGGCCAAGAACGGCCGCAACCTGTTCCGGGTCGAGGGCCGGATCGAGGACGGCGCCACCCGGCTGCGGCCGGGCATGGAAGGCATCGCCAAGGTCGATGTCGACCGGCGGCTGCTCGCCTGGGTCTGGGCCCGGCCGATCGTCGATTGGGTGCACCTCGCCCTCTGGCACTGGTGGCCGTGAGGGGTTGAGGCATGTCCCAGTCCCTGTTCAGCCAATCGTGGTACCGCGTCGCGGCCCTGCGCCCGCGCCTGCGCCGCCATGCCGAGATCCACCGGCAGAGCTTTCGCGGCGAGGTCTGGTACGTCCTTCAGGATCACCAGACCGGGCGCTTCCACCGCCTCTCGCCCGCCGCCAACCTCATCCTGTGCATGATGGACGGGCGCCGCACCCTGCAGGAGGTGTGGGAGGCGGCCGCGCGCCGCAACGAGGATGACCCGCCGACCCAGGACGACACGATCCGTCTGATCTCGCAGCTCCACGGCTCGGACCTGCTCCAGGGCGACCTGCCGCCCGATCTCGCCGAACTCGCCGAGCGCTCGGAATCGACCGCGCGCCGCACCCTGATCGCCCGGGTGAAGAACCCGCTGGCCCTGCGCTTCCCGCTGTTCGACCCCGATCCGTTGCTCGACCGGGTCGCGCCGTATTTCCGGCCGCTCTTCTCGGTCTGGGGGCTCGCGGTCTGGCTCGCGGTGGTGATTGCCGGCCTCGTCGTGGCCGGGTTGCACGCGGGCGAGCTGACCGGCGACGTCGCCGGTCAGATGCTCTCGGCGCAGAACGTCGCGCTGATGATGTGCCTCTACCCCGTCATCAAGGCCCTACACGAGGCCGGGCACGCCTGCGCCGCAAAAGCCTGGGGCGGCGAGGTGCACGAGGTCGGCGTGATGCTGCTCGTGCTGTTCCCGGCGCCCTACGTCGATGCCTCGACCTCCGCCGCCTTCCCCAGCAAGTGGCAGCGGATGATGGTGGCCGCCGCCGGCATCTTCGTCGAGCTGTCCCTGGCGGGCCTTGCCGCCATCATCTGGGCCACGGCCGAGCCCGGCCTCGTGCGGGCGGCAGCCTTCAACGTGATGTTGATCGGCAGCGTTTCGACGCTGCTGTTCAACGGCAACCCGCTGCTGCGCTTCGACGGCTACTACATCTTCGCCGACCTGATCGAGATCCCGAATCTCGGCTCGCGGGCCAATCGCTACGTCTTCTACCTGATCGAGCGCTACGCCCTGAAGATCGAGGGCGCGAAGAGTCCGGTGACGGCGGATGGCGAGCGGCCCTGGCTGTTCGTCTACGCGGTGGCCGCCTTCGTCTACCGCACCACCGTCTCGATCGCGATCGCGAGCTTCATCGCCACGCAGTACTTCGTGTTCGGCGTGCTGCTGGCCGGGCTCGCGCTGTTCGGCACCGTGGTCTCGCCCCTGGTGAAGGGGCTCAAGTTCATCCTCACCGATCCGAAGCTGAACCGGCGCCGGAGCCGGGCTGTCACCCTCACGAGCGCCGCCACCGGTGCGGTTCTGGCCCTGCTGTTCGTGGTACCCCTGCCCTACACGACGATGGCGCAGGGCGTCGTCTGGGCGCCGGACGACACGCAGATCCGCACCAAGACCGACGGCATCCTGACCACGCTGCTGGTGGAGCCCGGCCGCGACGCGCAGGCCGGCGAGGCCCTGGCGACGCTCGAAGACCCGAGCCTCGACAGCCGCGTCGCGGTGCTGGAGGCGCAGCTCGCCGAACTGCGCCTGCGCTACGACGCCGCCCGGCTCGGCGACCGGGTGCAGGCGCAGATTCTGCAGGAGCAGATCGCCAGCACGCAGGAGATCCTGCGGGTCTACCGTGAGCGGCAGGCCGGCCTCATCGTGCGGGCATCCCAGGCCGGCCGGCTGATCGTGCCGGGGGCCGTCGATCTGCCGGGGCGGTATCTGCGCCGGGGCGAGCGCATCGGCTACGTGCTCACCACAGACGACCCCGTAGTGCGGGTCGTGGTGCCGCAGACGGATGTGGACCTGATCCGCAGCCGGACGCAGGGCGTCGCCGCGCGGCTGGCCGAGAAGCCGGAGGAAGTCCGCGCCGGCTCGATCCTGCGCGAGGTGCCAGGGGCGCAGCAGGAGATCCCGAGCCTCGCCCTCGCGACGCAGGGCGGCGGCACCATCGCCGTGGACGCCAGCAACCCGCAGAAGCCGGTGGCGCTTCAGAGCATCTTCGTCTTCGACGTCCAGCTCGCGGGCGGCCTCCCTTTCAACGTGCTCGGCGAGCGGGTCTATATCCGGTTCGATCACGGGGCGGAGCCGATCGCGTGGCGCGCGCTGCGCAGCCTGCGGCAGGTGTTCCTGAGCCAGTTCCGTGTCTGACCCCCTCGCCCTCTCCGCCGGCTCGGCGCCCGGAGCCGCCTTCCGCGTGCCGACCGTGCGCGCCTATTCCGAGCGCAAGCCGCTGAAGGCGAGCCGGCTGGATCAGGCCGCTGCGCGGGTGATCGGCCGCGTGCGCGTCGGGCTCGCCGGCTGGGCGGCCCGCCGCTACGCGCGGATCGCCCGCGCCGCCCTGGCGCAGGCCGAGGACATCGCCGAGCTGTCCGAAGAGGCGCTGCAATTCCGCATTCGGGCGATCACGGGCGCTCTGCGCGCCCGGAAAACGTTTCGCGATGCCGACATCGCGGAGGCGTTCGCGCTGATCCGCGAGATGTCGGGGCGGGTGAAGGGGCAGCGCCATTACGGCGTGCAGATGATGGGTGCTGCCGCCATCCTCGACGGGCGCGTCGCCCAGATGGCCACCGGCGAGGGCAAGACCCTCACGGCGACGCTGGCCGCCGGGGCCGCGGCGCTGGCCGGCCTTCCCGTCCACGTCGTCACGGTCAACGATTACCTCGCCGAGCGCGACGCCGAGGAGATGCGTCCGCTCTACGCCGCGCTGGGGCTCACCGTCGGCGTCATCAAGGAGAAGCAGGAGCAGCCGGAGCGGGCACAGGCCTATGGCTGCCACATCACCTACTGTACCAACAAGGATCTCGCCTTCGACTACCTGCGCGACCGGATCGCGTTGGGCCAGCGCGCCAGCGACGTGCGCCTCAAGCTCGAGAGCTTGCATGCGAGCGCGAGCCGGCTCGCCCAGCTCCGCCTGCGCGGCCTGCACTTCGCCATCGTCGACGAGGCCGACAGCGTGCTGATCGACGAGGCGCGCACGCCGCTCATCATCTCGGCCCCGGCCGGCTCGCAGTTCGGCACGGAGGTGCTCGCCCGCGCCATGGAAATCGCGGCGGAGTTGAAGAGCCCCGAGGATTACGGGATCGAGGCGGCCGAGCACCGGATCATCCTCACCGAGGCCGGCCGCGAGCGGATCACGCGTCTCGCCACGAGCGACGGGCGCGGCGAGGCCTCGGCTTGGCGTGGGCGTGTCACCCGCGAGGGGCTGGTGCGCCAGGCGCTCTCGGCTCTGCACCTGTTCCACCGCGACGAGCACTACATCCTGCGCGACGGCAAGGTGGTGATCGTCGATGCCAATACCGGCCGGGTGATGCCGGACCGGAGCTGGAGCGACGGCCTGCACCAGATGGTCGAGCACAAGGAGGGCTGCGACCTCTCCGGCGCCCGCTCGACGCTGGCCCGCATGACCTACCAGCGCTTCTTCCGCCGCTATCCCCGGCTCGCCGGCATGACCGGCACGACCCGCGGCGTCGCCGCCGAATTCTGGACGGTCTACCGCCTACCGGTGGTGCGCATCCCGACGCACCGGCCGGTGCAGCGGCGCCACCTCCCCGACGAGGTCATGCCCGACGAGGCGGCGAAATGGCGGCGGGTGACGGCACGCATCGCCGAGCTCCATGCGAAGGGCTGCCCGGTTCTCGTCGGCACCCGCTCGGTGGCGGCCTCCGCGCGGGCGAGCACGCATCTCACCGCAGCCGGGCTGCCGCACACGGTGCTCAGCGCCGCTCAGGACGGGCAGGAAGCGGCCATCGTGGCGCAGGCCGGGCAGTGCGGCCGCATCACGGTGGCGACGAACATGGCCGGGCGCGGCACCGACATCAAGCTCGGCCCCGGCGTGGCTGAACGCGGCGGCCTGCATGTCATCATGGTCGAGCGCCAGGACGCGCAGCGCATCGACGACCAGCTCGCCGGCCGCAGCGGACGCCAGGGCGAGCCCGGCTGTTTCCAGGCGATTCTTTCGCTCGACGATCCGCTGCTGGATAGCAGCCTCGTTAGCCGCGGGCTCGCCCGCCGCATCATGGCGCTGCTCGGCCCCGAGCGCGGCCGGGTCTTCGGCGCGCGCCTGCTGCGCCACGCGCAGTTGCGCACCGAGCGGCTGCACGGGCGCATGCGCGCCGACCTGCTGCATTCCGACCAGATGCAGGACCGTATTCTGGCTTTTGCCGGCCATGCCGAGTGAGGACTGTTTTGCGATGACCCTTCTGGCTGGAACGCGGCAAGCCCGGATCTGCGCGGCGCTCGCTGCCCTCTTCCTCTCCACCTGCGCGGCGCGCGCCCAGGACACCCGCGTCGATTGCGTGGTGGAGCCGGCGCAGAAACTGAAGATCGGTTCGGCGACGCTCGGCATCCTCAAGAGCGTGCCGGTCAATCGCGGCGCGGCGGTCAAGGCCGGCGACATCATCGCCCGGCTCGATTCGAGCGTGGAAGAGGCCAACGTCGCCCTGTCGCGGGCGCAGGCAGAATCGACCGCCGGCATCGAGGCGCAGCAGACCCGCGTCGAACTTTACAAGCGCCGCCTCGAACGCCAGAACCAGCTCTCAAAGGGCATCGTCACCCAGGAGAAGCTCGATCAGGTCGAGGCCGATTACGAGATCGGGAGGCGCGACCTCCAGACCGAGATCCTCAAGCACAAGCTCAACGGCATCGAACTCCAGCGCGCCGAGGCGCAGCTCGAATTGCGGATGATCCGCAGCCCGATCCGCGGCATCGTCACCGAGCGGTTGATGTCGGCCGGCGAGTTCGTACGCCAGGACAGCGCGATCTTCACCCTGGTCCAGCTCGATCCGCTCTACGTCGAGGCCTACCTGCCGGTCTCCCGCTGGAAAGAGATCGCCCTCGGGATGCCGGCCACCGTCGTGCTCGACCAGCCGATCGGCGGCGCCTACGAGGCCAAGGTCAGCGTGGTCGATCAGGTGTTCGACGCGGCGAGCGGCACCTTCGGCGTGCGCCTCGAATTACCGAACCCGGACTTCAAGCTGCCCGGCGGCCAGCGCTGCAAGGTCGCCTTCCCGCTTCCCCCCGCCGGGCCGCTCGCGACCGCCCTGCCCCCCGACGCCAAGTTCGACGCTAAGTAGGCGGCGAATCGGAGACCGGTTGCCCGGCGCGATGGACCTTTGCCCGTCATCGACGTATTGCGCTGCACGATGGAGCGGACGGCGACACGGATGCTGACGGTGGGGCTCGCGGCGCTCGGCGCCGCCGTGCCACCCGCCGACGCGGGCAGCGCGCGGGCGCAAGCGGCGGGAGCCGCCGCCGAGACAAGCCGGGAGGCGCAGGATGGGTCCGAGGCGCGCGCCTTGATCGAAACGCTGAGCGCCCGCCTTCTCGCCGCGCCGAGCGCCACCGCCGTTCTCGAAGCGTGGTGCGCCGAGCGCGGGCTCAGCCCCGATCCGCGGATCGTCGCCGTGCGCGTCCCCGGCCCGGACAAGCTCCCCGGCGCAGCCCGGCGCGAGCGGCTGGCCGTGGGCCCGGACGAGCCGGTGCGCTACCGCCGGGTGCGGCTCACCTGCGGCACCCACGTCCTGTCCGAGGCCGACAACTGGTACGTTCCGAGCCGCCTGACGCCCGCGATGAACGCGGCGCTCGACGGCACGCAGGCCCCCTTCGGCCACGTCGTGCGCCCGCTCGGTCCGAGCCGGCGCAACCGGTCGCTGACGATGCTGTGGCGGCCCGAATCCGGCGGCCTGCCGGGGCCCGGCGAACCGCTGTTCTCAGTCGAGGCGGTGCTGACGGCCGGCGGCGTGCCGTTCTGCGAAGTCGCCGAGACTTATACCGGCGCCGTGCTCATTCAGGGCGAGCGCTGACGCGACTCCCGGCCAGACCCCAGTTTGTCCCATCCGTCATCGCGAGCGAAGAGATCCAGGACCGCGACGGCTTCGGAGAGGTCGGCGCGCTGGACGGCTTCATCTCGCCGTGACGAGATCGAGCCTCTTAGATCAAAAATCCTGATCGGCCCGGCGGCCCTCGCGGGCAAGGCGCAGCAGGTTCTGGCCGTAGCTGGTCTTGGCGAACAGCTCGCCGCGCGCTTGCAACTGCTCGCGGCCGATGAAGCCTTGCAGGTAGGCAATCTCCTCCAGGCAGGCGACCTGAAGCCCCTGCCGGCGCTGCAGCACCCGCACGAACTCGCCGGCCTCGAGCAGGCTGTCATGCGTGCCTGTGTCGAGCCACGCGTAGCCGCGGCTCATCCGCTCGACATGGAGCTGGCCGCGTTCGAGATAGGCTTGGTTGACGGATGTGATCTCGAGTTCGCCCCGGTCCGAGGGCTTCACCTCCGCGGCGATGTCGAGAACCTGATTGTCGTAGAAGTACAGGCCCGTCACCGCCCAGGGGCTTTCGGGGGTCTTGGGCTTCTCCACCAGCCGCAAGGGCCGGCCGGACTCGTCGAGGGTGACGACGCCGTAGGCCTCCGGATGATCGACGTGGTAGGCAAACACCGTCGCCCCGCTCTTGCGGGTGCGCGCCTTGGCGAGCAGGTCGCTCATGCCGTTGCCGAAGAAAAGGTTGTCGCCGAGCACCAGTGCCACGTCGTCGCTGCCGACGAAGTCGCGGCCGATGATGAAGGCCTGGGCCAGCCCTTCGGGTCGCGGCTGCACCGCATAGGTGAAGGTGACGCCGAACTGCTCACCGGTGCCGAGCAGGCGCTGGTAGTTGCCGAGATGCTCCGGCGAGGAGATGACGAGGATCTCGCGGATGCCGGCGAGCATCAGCACCGAGATCGGATAGTAGATCATCGGCTTGTCGTAGACCGGCAGCAGCTGCTTGTTGATCGCCAGCGTGGCCGGATGGAGCCTGGTGCCGGAGCCGCCGGCGAGCACGATGCCCTTCATACGAAACACGTCCTGATCAGTGGGAGCGAACCGGCCCGACCAGCCGGTCGAGGATGTCGTCGAGCGCCGGCTCCCAGGAGCGCGGCGCGAGGCCGTAGGCGTCGGTCAGGCTCTGGGTGGAGAGGCGCGAGTTCACAGGGCGCCGGGCCGGCGTCGGGTAGGCCGAACTCGGGATGCCC from the Methylorubrum extorquens genome contains:
- a CDS encoding conserved protein of unknown function (Evidence 4 : Unknown function but conserved in other organisms), with amino-acid sequence MSAPFVLAVSGPPGSGKTTLSHALSERFGGAPVLAYDAYEEITGWPPERVAAWLAGGAPLDAVPVPGLAEDLARLRRGEPVPDRERGGTLRLSRRAARPVIVLDTLLGRAHPGTGAQIDHLVWLDLPLDVALARKLRSFTEAAGRDPTAAPGLLEALDAYLGRYDALLHPTYALQRERVRPAADQILGAGTLAAHLDAIQSAIQSTLHATLTALPTPTA
- a CDS encoding O-methyltransferase family 2, with translation MSAPELPGPEFPRVDRFLESEAAAHALSFALTSGLIDRLARRADTTISGLAEEFRLERPQLASLTGLLVGAGIAAEPAPGRIGLSEAFRAVLPCRDLIEAKLAFAAAASEDLRRHFPAFVADLPAFMAASRTFELFRYDRCFEITPDNLDATRRWVAYTTCLTRYEAGPGLDRIEPGRHRRLLDLGGNSGEFAAQACRRAPDLTATVFDLPVVCALGRENLADRPEGARVAFQAGDMRRDPLPEGHDLVTFKSVLHDWPAGEARALLERAARALAPGGRLAIYERAPMALRERPLGYVQSADLVFQPFFRDADLYTETLAALGFVDCSVRCLAFETPFHLIAARKPGGAR
- a CDS encoding conserved protein of unknown function (Evidence 4 : Unknown function but conserved in other organisms) → MSESSKPGAADQVRAIEWREDSMSTQFANVVNVQGTREQVDLFFGTNRTWNLAETESVVVDLSNRVILTPLAAKRLHSVLGGVLTEYENRHGRLDLDA
- a CDS encoding TonB-dependent siderophore receptor; its protein translation is MSERLAVEGASAASPAARLSLLEPALWQVLRTSQTLQAAAEAWLTLQAPMLGAPRACVLLPGTSVGLAPLAVFPAQSECEAGLRETAEAAFRENRPVVQAMAEAGPHPGAAPQGSGAWIALPLVLDEACFAVTAFALDSLDKDELRAAIRQVQWGSAWLVAKQAELIGRGERRTLARSRSVLDLLAGVLEQSRFSAACTAAVTDLAIAFSCQRAAIGFVRRGSTRIAAISHSAQFGREMNLVRRLGACMNEAIDQRSLILFPPPENEATVTTAHADLARLQYGGRVLTVPMLVDDRFVGAITLERPADQPFSLEIVEQVSACAAAIGPVLEDKRQNDRWLVLKATDAVMNGARLVFGPNHTGLKLGLAATLAVVLALSVIKIDYRVTADARVEGLVRRSVVASYDGYLKTAGHRAGDTVRKGDLLAALEDRDLALERLRWVTERQQRTYEYDKALATRQPATINVVKSQIDQADAQIRLLDEQIARSKFTAPFDGLIVSGDLSQSIGGAISRGQVLFEIAPLDSYRVVLSVDERLIADLREGQTGHVLATSLPDQPQVLTIQTITPVAEAKNGRNLFRVEGRIEDGATRLRPGMEGIAKVDVDRRLLAWVWARPIVDWVHLALWHWWP
- a CDS encoding Peptidase, M50 family, with product MSQSLFSQSWYRVAALRPRLRRHAEIHRQSFRGEVWYVLQDHQTGRFHRLSPAANLILCMMDGRRTLQEVWEAAARRNEDDPPTQDDTIRLISQLHGSDLLQGDLPPDLAELAERSESTARRTLIARVKNPLALRFPLFDPDPLLDRVAPYFRPLFSVWGLAVWLAVVIAGLVVAGLHAGELTGDVAGQMLSAQNVALMMCLYPVIKALHEAGHACAAKAWGGEVHEVGVMLLVLFPAPYVDASTSAAFPSKWQRMMVAAAGIFVELSLAGLAAIIWATAEPGLVRAAAFNVMLIGSVSTLLFNGNPLLRFDGYYIFADLIEIPNLGSRANRYVFYLIERYALKIEGAKSPVTADGERPWLFVYAVAAFVYRTTVSIAIASFIATQYFVFGVLLAGLALFGTVVSPLVKGLKFILTDPKLNRRRSRAVTLTSAATGAVLALLFVVPLPYTTMAQGVVWAPDDTQIRTKTDGILTTLLVEPGRDAQAGEALATLEDPSLDSRVAVLEAQLAELRLRYDAARLGDRVQAQILQEQIASTQEILRVYRERQAGLIVRASQAGRLIVPGAVDLPGRYLRRGERIGYVLTTDDPVVRVVVPQTDVDLIRSRTQGVAARLAEKPEEVRAGSILREVPGAQQEIPSLALATQGGGTIAVDASNPQKPVALQSIFVFDVQLAGGLPFNVLGERVYIRFDHGAEPIAWRALRSLRQVFLSQFRV
- a CDS encoding putative preprotein translocase subunit, ATPase (secA-like) (Evidence 3 : Putative function from multiple computational evidences; PubMedId : 12403785, 2542029, 9705302; Product type t : transporter); protein product: MSDPLALSAGSAPGAAFRVPTVRAYSERKPLKASRLDQAAARVIGRVRVGLAGWAARRYARIARAALAQAEDIAELSEEALQFRIRAITGALRARKTFRDADIAEAFALIREMSGRVKGQRHYGVQMMGAAAILDGRVAQMATGEGKTLTATLAAGAAALAGLPVHVVTVNDYLAERDAEEMRPLYAALGLTVGVIKEKQEQPERAQAYGCHITYCTNKDLAFDYLRDRIALGQRASDVRLKLESLHASASRLAQLRLRGLHFAIVDEADSVLIDEARTPLIISAPAGSQFGTEVLARAMEIAAELKSPEDYGIEAAEHRIILTEAGRERITRLATSDGRGEASAWRGRVTREGLVRQALSALHLFHRDEHYILRDGKVVIVDANTGRVMPDRSWSDGLHQMVEHKEGCDLSGARSTLARMTYQRFFRRYPRLAGMTGTTRGVAAEFWTVYRLPVVRIPTHRPVQRRHLPDEVMPDEAAKWRRVTARIAELHAKGCPVLVGTRSVAASARASTHLTAAGLPHTVLSAAQDGQEAAIVAQAGQCGRITVATNMAGRGTDIKLGPGVAERGGLHVIMVERQDAQRIDDQLAGRSGRQGEPGCFQAILSLDDPLLDSSLVSRGLARRIMALLGPERGRVFGARLLRHAQLRTERLHGRMRADLLHSDQMQDRILAFAGHAE
- a CDS encoding conserved protein of unknown function; putative exported protein (Evidence 4 : Unknown function but conserved in other organisms), with the protein product MTLLAGTRQARICAALAALFLSTCAARAQDTRVDCVVEPAQKLKIGSATLGILKSVPVNRGAAVKAGDIIARLDSSVEEANVALSRAQAESTAGIEAQQTRVELYKRRLERQNQLSKGIVTQEKLDQVEADYEIGRRDLQTEILKHKLNGIELQRAEAQLELRMIRSPIRGIVTERLMSAGEFVRQDSAIFTLVQLDPLYVEAYLPVSRWKEIALGMPATVVLDQPIGGAYEAKVSVVDQVFDAASGTFGVRLELPNPDFKLPGGQRCKVAFPLPPAGPLATALPPDAKFDAK
- a CDS encoding conserved protein of unknown function; putative exported protein (Evidence 4 : Unknown function but conserved in other organisms), giving the protein MERTATRMLTVGLAALGAAVPPADAGSARAQAAGAAAETSREAQDGSEARALIETLSARLLAAPSATAVLEAWCAERGLSPDPRIVAVRVPGPDKLPGAARRERLAVGPDEPVRYRRVRLTCGTHVLSEADNWYVPSRLTPAMNAALDGTQAPFGHVVRPLGPSRRNRSLTMLWRPESGGLPGPGEPLFSVEAVLTAGGVPFCEVAETYTGAVLIQGER